One stretch of Miscanthus floridulus cultivar M001 chromosome 18, ASM1932011v1, whole genome shotgun sequence DNA includes these proteins:
- the LOC136522000 gene encoding anthocyanin 5-aromatic acyltransferase-like: MARCGVREAWPSSWSRCGSRPRLPRSASCRHRTSSRAEEAAQRWIRMCRNLNSNCHVHPVRTDGLSPPCDGEQKLSFLDLLQISKTIQRLFFFDGPDLPPFPSLVSALRSSLAATLAVFLPLAGKLAFLPASGDVVLDFSPAAVSSGVRFVEAEFSSGADGMRRLARDAEHDTRAFVQLVPDLEARQLPAPVLAVQVTRPAGGGGGGAVAVGVSIRHAVADGQAVWRFLRAWSTASREGPASLAAPGFVQPTFDRTGIRHPKAAEMARTVLSLVAPALPLLRSASSKPEIMQQSRRTFLLRADEIRSLKQHILEQSRAVKGGEPSNSKPPSTYVAISSLAWTSVLRAKPSIHDADDVQLMVSADCRNRLRPPLGDAFFGTCVKPCFARASAGDLRRGGVARAATAIQDAIRTHLEELGGDPLSDAESWTAAYRAVPQERFVAVGSSHRFMAYETDFGWGAPTRVELVSLFVRQMVTLLGAKDGGVQVSVALDGSAMEAFAASFVVPVSLVCPAAEGDT; encoded by the exons ATGGCAAGGTGTGGTGTGCGGGAAGCATGGCCATCGTCGTGGTCGCGTTGTGGGTCTCGACCTCGGCTCCCTCGGTCTG CTTCCTGTCGGCACAGGACGAGCTCACGAGCCGAGGAGGCAGCCCAACGCTGGATCCGGATGTGTAGAAATCTAAACAGTAATTG CCATGTCCATCCCGTGCGAACCGACGGCCTGTCGCCGCCGTGCGACGGCGAGCAGAAGCTGTCCTTCTTGGACCTGCTGCAGATCTCCAAGACAATCCAGCGGCTGTTCTTCTTCGACGGCCCCGACCTCCCGCCGTTCCCGTCGCTCGTGAGCGCGCTACGGTCCTCCCTCGCCGCCACTCTCGCAGTCTTCCTCCCCCTCGCCGGCAAGCTTGCCTTCCTCCCCGCCTCCGGCGACGTCGTCCTCGACTTCTCCCCCGCCGCCGTCTCCTCGGGGGTCAGGTTCGTCGAGGCCGAGTTCTCCAGCGGCGCCGACGGCATGCGCCGCCTGGCCAGAGACGCCGAGCACGACACGCGCGCGTTCGTGCAGCTCGTCCCGGATCTCGAGGCGAGGCAGCTGCCCGCCCCGGTTCTCGCCGTGCAGGTAACAAGGCCcgccggcgggggcgggggcggcgccGTGGCGGTTGGGGTGTCGATCCGGCACGCGGTGGCAGACGGCCAGGCGGTGTGGCGGTTCTTGAGGGCGTGGTCCACGGCGTCGCGGGAGGGCCCCGCCTCCCTCGCGGCGCCTGGCTTCGTGCAGCCGACGTTTGACCGGACCGGCATTCGGCACCCCAAGGCTGCCGAGATGGCCCGCACGGTACTGAGCTTGGTCGCGCCAGCGCTGCCCCTG CTCAGGTCTGCGTCATCCAAACCGGAGATCATGCAGCAGAGCAGAAGAACCTTCCTGCTCCGCGCCGACGAGATCCGGTCCCTGAAGCAGCACATCCTTGAACAGAGCAGAGCAGTCAAGGGCGGCGAACCGTCCAACTCCAAACCGCCGAGCACCTACGTGGCCATCTCGTCCCTGGCGTGGACGTCCGTCCTGCGGGCCAAGCCCTCCATCCACGACGCCGACGACGTCCAACTCATGGTCAGCGCGGACTGCCGCAACCGCCTGCGCCCGCCGCTCGGGGACGCCTTCTTCGGGACCTGCGTCAAGCCGTGCTTCGCTCGGGCCAGCGCGGGCGACCTGCGGCGCGGCGGCGTCGCGCGCGCCGCCACGGCCATCCAGGACGCGATCCGCACGCACCTGGAGGAGCTCGGGGGCGACCCGCTGTCGGACGCCGAGAGCTGGACGGCGGCCTACCGTGCCGTCCCGCAGGAGAGGTTCGTGGCCGTGGGGTCGTCGCACCGGTTCATGGCGTACGAGACGGACTTTGGGTGGGGCGCGCCGACCCGCGTCGAGCTGGTGTCCCTGTTCGTGAGGCAGATGGTGACGCTGCTTGGCGCGAAGGACGGCGGCGTACAGGTGTCGGTGGCGCTCGACGGGTCGGCCATGGAGGCCTTCGCGGCTAGCTTCGTTGTTCCGGTTTCCCTCGTGTGTCCCGCGGCGGAAGGGGATACATAG
- the LOC136520292 gene encoding coatomer subunit beta'-2-like isoform X1 gives MVKSFEVSELPVRSAKFIARKQWVVAGADDMFICVYNYNTMDKVKLFEAHTDYIRCVAVHPTLPYVLSSSDDMLIKLWDWDKGWMCTQIFEGHSHYVMQVTFNPKDTNTFASASLDRTVKIWSLGSPDPNFTLDGHSKGVNCVDYFTGGDRPYLITGSDDQTAKVWDYQTKSCVQTLEGHAHNVSAVCFHPELPIIMTGSEDGTVRLWHSTTYRLENTLNYGLERVWALGYMKGSRRVVIGYDEGTIMIKIGREKPVASMDISGKIIWAKHNEIQTVNIKAVGADVEIADGERLPLAVKELGSCDLYPQSLRHNPNGRFVVVCGDGEYIIYTALAWRNRSFGSALEIVWSTEGEYAVRESTSKIKIYSKNFQEKKSIRPAFSAERIYGGVLLAMCTNDFICFYDWAECRLIHRIDVNVKNVYWADSGDLVTIASDSSFYILKYNRDLVSSHLDGGASVGEEGVEDAFELLHEINERVRTGLWVGDCFIYNNSSWRLNYCVGGEVTTMFHLDRPMYLLGYLANQSRVYLVDKEFNVVGYTLLLSLIEYKTLVMRGDLERANTVLPSIPKEQHNSVAHFLESRGMLEEALDIATDPNYRFDLAVQLGSLEVAKEIAIEARSESKWKQLGELAMSTGKLEMAEECLLQATDLSGLLLLYSSLGDAEGITKLASMAKELGKNNVAFLCLFMLGKLEECLQLLVDSNRIPEAALMARSYLPSKVSDIVSIWKKDLQKVNSKAAESLADPAEYPNLFEDWQIALNVEATIAPKRGVYPPAEEYMTYAERSSESLVEVFKSMNVEEVPSENEDPAHEVIEDEGVEESQEDAVEVEPDDSTDGGVLVNGNDVLTPDQ, from the exons ATGGTGAAATCTTTTGAAGTCAGTGAGTTACCAG TTCGTTCGGCTAAATTTATTGCACGGAAGCAATGGGTTGTGGCCGGTGCCGATGACATGTTCATCTGTGTGTATAACTATAATACCATGGATAAGGTCAAGTTGTTCGAAGCTCATACTGATTACATCAGGTGTGTGGCTGTTCATCCGACCCTGCCGTATGTATTGTCATCATCAGATGACATGCTTATAAAGCTTTGGGACTGGGATAAGGGTTGGATGTGTACTCAAATTTTTGAGGGCCACTCTCACTATGTCATGCAAGTCACATTTAACCCCAAGGACACAAATACTTTTGCTAGTGCTTCTCTTGATCGTACTGTAAAG ATTTGGAGTCTTGGTTCTCCTGATCCTAACTTCACATTGGATGGTCATTCAAAAGGTGTCAATTGTGTTGATTACTTCACTGGTGGTGATCGGCCATATCTAATTACAGGCTCTGACGATCAAACTGCAAAG GTTTGGGATTATCAAACAAAGAGCTGTGTTCAAACACTTGAAGGACATGCACATAATGTCTCTGCTGTATGTTTCCATCCTGAGCTTCCAATAATAATGACAGGTTCAGAGGATGGAACTGTTCGCCTATGGCACTCCACTACCTACAG GCTTGAGAATACACTTAACTATGGCCTTGAACGAGTTTGGGCATTAGGTTACATGAAGGGCTCACGAAG AGTTGTCATTGGATATGATGAAGGAACAATAATGATTAAGATTGGCCGTGAAAAACCTGTTGCTAGTATGGATATCAGTGGTAAAATCATATGGGCCAAACATAACGAAATTCAAACTGTCAATATCAAGGCAGTCGGTGCGGATGTTGAG ATTGCAGATGGAGAACGTCTGCCATTGGCTGTGAAGGAGCTAGGAAGTTGTGACCTTTACCCACAA AGTTTACGGCACAATCCAAATGGGAGGTTTGTTGTTGTATGTGGAGATGGAGAGTACATTATCTACACAGCACTAGCATGgagaaatagatcctttgggtcTGCTCTTGAAATTGTCTGGTCAACTGAAGGAGAGTATGCTGTAAGGGAAAGCACATCAAAAATAAAGATCTACAGTAAAAACTTTCAG GAGAAGAAAAGTATAAGACCAGCATTCTCTGCAGAACGTATATATGGGGGAGTATTGCTTGCTATGTGTACAAATGATTTCATTTGTTTCTATGACTGGGCAGAGTGCAGGTTGATACATCGAATTGACGTGAACGTAAAA AATGTATATTGGGCTGACAGTGGTGATTTGGTAACAATAGCAAGCGATTCATCATTCTACATTTTGAAGTACAAT AGGGATCTAGTTTCTTCTCATCTAGATGGAGGGGCATCAGTTGGTGAGGaaggtgttgaagatgcctttgaATTGCTTCACGAGATAAATGAACGTGTCCGTACTGGGTTATGGGTCGGAGACTGTTTTATATACAATAATTCTTCATGGCGCCTGAATTACTGCGTTGGAGGAGAG GTTACTACAATGTTTCACTTGGATCGGCCTATGTATTTATTAGGATATCTCGCTAACCAAAGTCGTGTATATCTTGTTGACAAGGAGTTCAA TGTGGTGGGTTATACTTTACTACTCAGTTTGATTGAGTACAAAACACTTGTGATGCGTGGGGATTTGGAACGAGCAAATACTGTTTTACCATCCATACCAAAGGAACAACACAACAG TGTGGCACATTTTCTTGAATCACGTGGCATGTTGGAGGAAGCCCTTGATATAGCCACTGACCCTAATTACAGATTTGACCTGGCTGTGCAGCTTGGAAGCCTCGAAGTTGCAAAG GAAATTGCTATTGAGGCACGGAGTGAATCGAAGTGGAAGCAGTTGGGGGAACTTGCTATGTCCACTGGAAAG CTCGAGATGGCAGAAGAATGTCTCCTTCAAGCTACAGACCTTAGTGGGTTATTGCTTCTATATTCATCACTTGGAGATGCTGAAGGGATAACAAAACTGGCATCAATGGCTAAAGAACTAGGAAAGAACAATGTTGCTTTCCTTTGCTTGTTTATGTTAGGCAAATTGGAAGAATGTCTTCAATTGTTGGTTGATAG TAATCGTATTCCAGAAGCAGCATTGATGGCACGATCTTACCTTCCAAGCAAAGTTTCTGATATTGTTTCAATATGGAAAAAGGACCTTCAAAAG GTGAACTCCAAAGCTGCAGAATCTCTGGCAGATCCTGCTGAGTACCCAAACCTGTTCGAGGACTGGCAGATTGCTCTCAATGTAGAAGCTACCATTGCTCCCAAGAG GGGTGTCTACCCGCCTGCTGAGGAGTACATGACTTATGCGGAGAGGTCCAGTGAGAGCCTTGTGGAAGTTTTCAAAAGTATGAATGTGGAAGAAGTACCAAGTGAGAATGAAGATCCTGCTCATGAG GTCATTGAGGATGAAGGAGTTGAGGAAAGTCAGGAGGATGCTGTTGAAGTTGAACCCGATGATTCAACAGATGGCGGTGTCCTTGTGAATGGGAATGATG TGCTGACTCCTGACCAATAG
- the LOC136520292 gene encoding coatomer subunit beta'-2-like isoform X2 — MVKSFEVSELPVRSAKFIARKQWVVAGADDMFICVYNYNTMDKVKLFEAHTDYIRCVAVHPTLPYVLSSSDDMLIKLWDWDKGWMCTQIFEGHSHYVMQVTFNPKDTNTFASASLDRTVKIWSLGSPDPNFTLDGHSKGVNCVDYFTGGDRPYLITGSDDQTAKVWDYQTKSCVQTLEGHAHNVSAVCFHPELPIIMTGSEDGTVRLWHSTTYRLENTLNYGLERVWALGYMKGSRRVVIGYDEGTIMIKIGREKPVASMDISGKIIWAKHNEIQTVNIKAVGADVEIADGERLPLAVKELGSCDLYPQSLRHNPNGRFVVVCGDGEYIIYTALAWRNRSFGSALEIVWSTEGEYAVRESTSKIKIYSKNFQEKKSIRPAFSAERIYGGVLLAMCTNDFICFYDWAECRLIHRIDVNVKNVYWADSGDLVTIASDSSFYILKYNRDLVSSHLDGGASVGEEGVEDAFELLHEINERVRTGLWVGDCFIYNNSSWRLNYCVGGEVTTMFHLDRPMYLLGYLANQSRVYLVDKEFNVVGYTLLLSLIEYKTLVMRGDLERANTVLPSIPKEQHNSVAHFLESRGMLEEALDIATDPNYRFDLAVQLGSLEVAKEIAIEARSESKWKQLGELAMSTGKLEMAEECLLQATDLSGLLLLYSSLGDAEGITKLASMAKELGKNNVAFLCLFMLGKLEECLQLLVDSNRIPEAALMARSYLPSKVSDIVSIWKKDLQKVNSKAAESLADPAEYPNLFEDWQIALNVEATIAPKRGVYPPAEEYMTYAERSSESLVEVFKSMNVEEVPSENEDPAHEVIEDEGVEESQEDAVEVEPDDSTDGGVLVNGNDGEEHWVLTPDQ, encoded by the exons ATGGTGAAATCTTTTGAAGTCAGTGAGTTACCAG TTCGTTCGGCTAAATTTATTGCACGGAAGCAATGGGTTGTGGCCGGTGCCGATGACATGTTCATCTGTGTGTATAACTATAATACCATGGATAAGGTCAAGTTGTTCGAAGCTCATACTGATTACATCAGGTGTGTGGCTGTTCATCCGACCCTGCCGTATGTATTGTCATCATCAGATGACATGCTTATAAAGCTTTGGGACTGGGATAAGGGTTGGATGTGTACTCAAATTTTTGAGGGCCACTCTCACTATGTCATGCAAGTCACATTTAACCCCAAGGACACAAATACTTTTGCTAGTGCTTCTCTTGATCGTACTGTAAAG ATTTGGAGTCTTGGTTCTCCTGATCCTAACTTCACATTGGATGGTCATTCAAAAGGTGTCAATTGTGTTGATTACTTCACTGGTGGTGATCGGCCATATCTAATTACAGGCTCTGACGATCAAACTGCAAAG GTTTGGGATTATCAAACAAAGAGCTGTGTTCAAACACTTGAAGGACATGCACATAATGTCTCTGCTGTATGTTTCCATCCTGAGCTTCCAATAATAATGACAGGTTCAGAGGATGGAACTGTTCGCCTATGGCACTCCACTACCTACAG GCTTGAGAATACACTTAACTATGGCCTTGAACGAGTTTGGGCATTAGGTTACATGAAGGGCTCACGAAG AGTTGTCATTGGATATGATGAAGGAACAATAATGATTAAGATTGGCCGTGAAAAACCTGTTGCTAGTATGGATATCAGTGGTAAAATCATATGGGCCAAACATAACGAAATTCAAACTGTCAATATCAAGGCAGTCGGTGCGGATGTTGAG ATTGCAGATGGAGAACGTCTGCCATTGGCTGTGAAGGAGCTAGGAAGTTGTGACCTTTACCCACAA AGTTTACGGCACAATCCAAATGGGAGGTTTGTTGTTGTATGTGGAGATGGAGAGTACATTATCTACACAGCACTAGCATGgagaaatagatcctttgggtcTGCTCTTGAAATTGTCTGGTCAACTGAAGGAGAGTATGCTGTAAGGGAAAGCACATCAAAAATAAAGATCTACAGTAAAAACTTTCAG GAGAAGAAAAGTATAAGACCAGCATTCTCTGCAGAACGTATATATGGGGGAGTATTGCTTGCTATGTGTACAAATGATTTCATTTGTTTCTATGACTGGGCAGAGTGCAGGTTGATACATCGAATTGACGTGAACGTAAAA AATGTATATTGGGCTGACAGTGGTGATTTGGTAACAATAGCAAGCGATTCATCATTCTACATTTTGAAGTACAAT AGGGATCTAGTTTCTTCTCATCTAGATGGAGGGGCATCAGTTGGTGAGGaaggtgttgaagatgcctttgaATTGCTTCACGAGATAAATGAACGTGTCCGTACTGGGTTATGGGTCGGAGACTGTTTTATATACAATAATTCTTCATGGCGCCTGAATTACTGCGTTGGAGGAGAG GTTACTACAATGTTTCACTTGGATCGGCCTATGTATTTATTAGGATATCTCGCTAACCAAAGTCGTGTATATCTTGTTGACAAGGAGTTCAA TGTGGTGGGTTATACTTTACTACTCAGTTTGATTGAGTACAAAACACTTGTGATGCGTGGGGATTTGGAACGAGCAAATACTGTTTTACCATCCATACCAAAGGAACAACACAACAG TGTGGCACATTTTCTTGAATCACGTGGCATGTTGGAGGAAGCCCTTGATATAGCCACTGACCCTAATTACAGATTTGACCTGGCTGTGCAGCTTGGAAGCCTCGAAGTTGCAAAG GAAATTGCTATTGAGGCACGGAGTGAATCGAAGTGGAAGCAGTTGGGGGAACTTGCTATGTCCACTGGAAAG CTCGAGATGGCAGAAGAATGTCTCCTTCAAGCTACAGACCTTAGTGGGTTATTGCTTCTATATTCATCACTTGGAGATGCTGAAGGGATAACAAAACTGGCATCAATGGCTAAAGAACTAGGAAAGAACAATGTTGCTTTCCTTTGCTTGTTTATGTTAGGCAAATTGGAAGAATGTCTTCAATTGTTGGTTGATAG TAATCGTATTCCAGAAGCAGCATTGATGGCACGATCTTACCTTCCAAGCAAAGTTTCTGATATTGTTTCAATATGGAAAAAGGACCTTCAAAAG GTGAACTCCAAAGCTGCAGAATCTCTGGCAGATCCTGCTGAGTACCCAAACCTGTTCGAGGACTGGCAGATTGCTCTCAATGTAGAAGCTACCATTGCTCCCAAGAG GGGTGTCTACCCGCCTGCTGAGGAGTACATGACTTATGCGGAGAGGTCCAGTGAGAGCCTTGTGGAAGTTTTCAAAAGTATGAATGTGGAAGAAGTACCAAGTGAGAATGAAGATCCTGCTCATGAG GTCATTGAGGATGAAGGAGTTGAGGAAAGTCAGGAGGATGCTGTTGAAGTTGAACCCGATGATTCAACAGATGGCGGTGTCCTTGTGAATGGGAATGATGGTGAGGAACACTGGG TGCTGACTCCTGACCAATAG
- the LOC136520292 gene encoding coatomer subunit beta'-2-like isoform X3: MRGDRDSNPGPSGHRRLENTLNYGLERVWALGYMKGSRRVVIGYDEGTIMIKIGREKPVASMDISGKIIWAKHNEIQTVNIKAVGADVEIADGERLPLAVKELGSCDLYPQSLRHNPNGRFVVVCGDGEYIIYTALAWRNRSFGSALEIVWSTEGEYAVRESTSKIKIYSKNFQEKKSIRPAFSAERIYGGVLLAMCTNDFICFYDWAECRLIHRIDVNVKNVYWADSGDLVTIASDSSFYILKYNRDLVSSHLDGGASVGEEGVEDAFELLHEINERVRTGLWVGDCFIYNNSSWRLNYCVGGEVTTMFHLDRPMYLLGYLANQSRVYLVDKEFNVVGYTLLLSLIEYKTLVMRGDLERANTVLPSIPKEQHNSVAHFLESRGMLEEALDIATDPNYRFDLAVQLGSLEVAKEIAIEARSESKWKQLGELAMSTGKLEMAEECLLQATDLSGLLLLYSSLGDAEGITKLASMAKELGKNNVAFLCLFMLGKLEECLQLLVDSNRIPEAALMARSYLPSKVSDIVSIWKKDLQKVNSKAAESLADPAEYPNLFEDWQIALNVEATIAPKRGVYPPAEEYMTYAERSSESLVEVFKSMNVEEVPSENEDPAHEVIEDEGVEESQEDAVEVEPDDSTDGGVLVNGNDGEEHWVLTPDQ, from the exons atgcgaggagaccgcgactcgaacccgggaccttccggtcacaggcg GCTTGAGAATACACTTAACTATGGCCTTGAACGAGTTTGGGCATTAGGTTACATGAAGGGCTCACGAAG AGTTGTCATTGGATATGATGAAGGAACAATAATGATTAAGATTGGCCGTGAAAAACCTGTTGCTAGTATGGATATCAGTGGTAAAATCATATGGGCCAAACATAACGAAATTCAAACTGTCAATATCAAGGCAGTCGGTGCGGATGTTGAG ATTGCAGATGGAGAACGTCTGCCATTGGCTGTGAAGGAGCTAGGAAGTTGTGACCTTTACCCACAA AGTTTACGGCACAATCCAAATGGGAGGTTTGTTGTTGTATGTGGAGATGGAGAGTACATTATCTACACAGCACTAGCATGgagaaatagatcctttgggtcTGCTCTTGAAATTGTCTGGTCAACTGAAGGAGAGTATGCTGTAAGGGAAAGCACATCAAAAATAAAGATCTACAGTAAAAACTTTCAG GAGAAGAAAAGTATAAGACCAGCATTCTCTGCAGAACGTATATATGGGGGAGTATTGCTTGCTATGTGTACAAATGATTTCATTTGTTTCTATGACTGGGCAGAGTGCAGGTTGATACATCGAATTGACGTGAACGTAAAA AATGTATATTGGGCTGACAGTGGTGATTTGGTAACAATAGCAAGCGATTCATCATTCTACATTTTGAAGTACAAT AGGGATCTAGTTTCTTCTCATCTAGATGGAGGGGCATCAGTTGGTGAGGaaggtgttgaagatgcctttgaATTGCTTCACGAGATAAATGAACGTGTCCGTACTGGGTTATGGGTCGGAGACTGTTTTATATACAATAATTCTTCATGGCGCCTGAATTACTGCGTTGGAGGAGAG GTTACTACAATGTTTCACTTGGATCGGCCTATGTATTTATTAGGATATCTCGCTAACCAAAGTCGTGTATATCTTGTTGACAAGGAGTTCAA TGTGGTGGGTTATACTTTACTACTCAGTTTGATTGAGTACAAAACACTTGTGATGCGTGGGGATTTGGAACGAGCAAATACTGTTTTACCATCCATACCAAAGGAACAACACAACAG TGTGGCACATTTTCTTGAATCACGTGGCATGTTGGAGGAAGCCCTTGATATAGCCACTGACCCTAATTACAGATTTGACCTGGCTGTGCAGCTTGGAAGCCTCGAAGTTGCAAAG GAAATTGCTATTGAGGCACGGAGTGAATCGAAGTGGAAGCAGTTGGGGGAACTTGCTATGTCCACTGGAAAG CTCGAGATGGCAGAAGAATGTCTCCTTCAAGCTACAGACCTTAGTGGGTTATTGCTTCTATATTCATCACTTGGAGATGCTGAAGGGATAACAAAACTGGCATCAATGGCTAAAGAACTAGGAAAGAACAATGTTGCTTTCCTTTGCTTGTTTATGTTAGGCAAATTGGAAGAATGTCTTCAATTGTTGGTTGATAG TAATCGTATTCCAGAAGCAGCATTGATGGCACGATCTTACCTTCCAAGCAAAGTTTCTGATATTGTTTCAATATGGAAAAAGGACCTTCAAAAG GTGAACTCCAAAGCTGCAGAATCTCTGGCAGATCCTGCTGAGTACCCAAACCTGTTCGAGGACTGGCAGATTGCTCTCAATGTAGAAGCTACCATTGCTCCCAAGAG GGGTGTCTACCCGCCTGCTGAGGAGTACATGACTTATGCGGAGAGGTCCAGTGAGAGCCTTGTGGAAGTTTTCAAAAGTATGAATGTGGAAGAAGTACCAAGTGAGAATGAAGATCCTGCTCATGAG GTCATTGAGGATGAAGGAGTTGAGGAAAGTCAGGAGGATGCTGTTGAAGTTGAACCCGATGATTCAACAGATGGCGGTGTCCTTGTGAATGGGAATGATGGTGAGGAACACTGGG TGCTGACTCCTGACCAATAG